A segment of the Methanofastidiosum sp. genome:
AGAATCTTAAGTTTCTTGCTAACAAGGGCTTAATTCAAGAAGTAAATATCAAAGGAGTTTCAAGATTTGAACCAAACTTAACCCCCCATCATCATATAATCTGTAAAAATTGTGGCTCTATAATAGATTTTGAATCAAAAGAATTAACTGACTTTTCTTTAGATTTAATCAAAAAAATAAAAGAATTTAAGGTTGAATCCACTAATACTAATTTCTTTGGAATATGCAATAAATGTAAATAGATTAACTTTAATTTTCCAAATCTTGATGCATATTATTTAAATATGTTAAATACAATAAAAGTAAA
Coding sequences within it:
- a CDS encoding transcriptional repressor; amino-acid sequence: MKDAEDIKYTNQRIEILNFLQNNFTHPTVDDVYEGVKKKLTRISKATVYQNLKFLANKGLIQEVNIKGVSRFEPNLTPHHHIICKNCGSIIDFESKELTDFSLDLIKKIKEFKVESTNTNFFGICNKCK